The Scatophagus argus isolate fScaArg1 chromosome 12, fScaArg1.pri, whole genome shotgun sequence genome includes the window TTGTAACAGGTAGCAGCCAAAAGTGAGGGTTGCATGCATCTACTTCATgtattcactgtttttttttctacaggtGGACCTCTTTCTGAGCACCGCTATGGCTGTGGACCGTTTCGTAGCTGTCAAGTTTCCCCTGCGCTATGAATTCTTGATATGTCCTCAAAGGAAGAGAGCAGCTATTGCAGCCATATGGACATTATCAGTTGTGGTcatcagtgtgtctctgtgcatcGACCTCAACACCATCCAGGTCAATTTTTCCCTTCCCCGTTGTCGACCTCTCATCATGACACCCTGCCTGTCTAGGACGTCCGCAGTGGTACTTTACTGCACCGTGGGAGCAGCTCTGCTGACGCCTCTCTGCTTCCTGACCATACTGGGATGCTTCTGCCTGCTTTGCTGGGACATGCGGGCAGGCCTGCTCTGCACCAAGAGAGCTGGCGTGACGCTGACCCTGCAGGTAGTTCAGACCATTCTTTTTTCCGTTCCTGTAGTCACAGACAGCTACTTGATCCCTGGCTACCTGCACAGCGATGCTCTTGATATAGCAACCACAATCACCTACAACCTGGGGGTGTCACTCGTCCCCCTGGTCTATGGCTACCGCTCACGGGAGCTGCAGCACAGGATACGCCAAGCTGCACACAGGAACAAAGAGAACAACCAAAGTTAGTCATTAAGTGTGACAAACATTCGCTTGAGCCGGTCTTATTTAATCAACTGCAAAAACAGCTGCGCAGCCTGAATGACAGGAGCTGTTTCCACCTGTTCCCCAGAGCAGACTTCCCACATTTATTACATCACGCTTTGAATTTACTTGATTGTTCGAAACTCTTTGAGGATTGGTTGGACAACTGAATCAATATGCTGCGGTAAGGCGAGAGCATCATCCTGTATTCCATTTGCTTTTCAGAGGAAAACGATATGTGTTTTGTTAGCAGCGGTCGAATCAAATCAAGCGTTTATAGTGAGAAAAGAAatcagagataaaaaaaagcataGTCAAGCTGTTCAAACACTGATAACTGCTGGACAcgtgtgtgtttaaaataatgacaaataaaagacatgaaaaactgCTTCGATATATTTAATTTGTACCTTAAAcacttatatactgtatatctactCATTACCATCACTGTGTATTATACAAAACATTCAAGAATATAGAGGGATAAACACTCACtgctacaaaaaaaacaaacaaaacaaaagccatcAATCATATTTTAAAGAGGATGGGAAGATGTGCAGGTCAGAGAGGTTGGGCAGCTTCCCTGAGGCACAGGCACAAATCCACAGGTTGCACTGAGGTGAGACAGCACTCCAACCAGCGTACAAGAGCcaagacaggaaacactggaGTTACCAGTATAAACCCAACAATCTAAACACGAATGAGGCTTTACGCATACACCGACTGTATTATAAATCAAAGCACTGGAATGTACTGTGTTTGTCACCATGTCGACGTAGGCACTGAGAATAAGTTATGTATCACCGATATTATCAGTGTATTTTTCATAAAAGTATGCAGCATTCCAAGCAAgagcattttctgtttttggcaAATGTTGACCAGACTTTGTGCAGTGTTAAAACTATTTCCTGTCAAGGATATATGCAACAATTAAAACCTCATCTTCAGTGAAAATATATGGCACGAAACAACAATTAGGATTCTGAGAATTTTTGAGATAGAAGTAGACACGTGAGCAGCATTACATTTAATACCAGCGCTGGTCCCGTCGGCATCACCAACCACGACGTCATGCACGTCCTTCAGTACAGACAGGTTTTCTTCATTATACGCAGAAACTCCTGCTGGTTCACTTCTCCGTCTCCGTCCCTGTCTGCTTCATCTATCAtctcctgcacaaacacaacagaggaggaggtttAAAATGGAGGAGGCGCTCATGAGCATATGACATGtgctgacactgacacattCATGGATCTGAATATTGTTTATACGACAATTGCGCgcttcacctgcagctcttcGTCTGTGAGGTTCTCTCCCAGCTCTTTGGCTACTCTCTTCAGGTTCTTGAATGAGATTTTGCCCGTCTCATCATCATCGAACAGACGGAAAGCCTTCAGGATCTCCTCTTTGGAGTCCTTCTCAGCCTCAAATCAGAGGAGAGCGAAAGTAGTTTTAGAGCAAATTGCCATTCTGGGGGAGGTAAAACTTCATAA containing:
- the LOC124068128 gene encoding olfactory receptor 1E1-like, whose protein sequence is MDINCNVTTLEAQTQINSTIFDLVKTVSMCVSCTLNTILSVPLLLVITRSPSLLRQTRFLLLTHLLFCDNLEQLISTVKAVLLRSREGIPVAQCLIFCAAIQACLMVDLFLSTAMAVDRFVAVKFPLRYEFLICPQRKRAAIAAIWTLSVVVISVSLCIDLNTIQVNFSLPRCRPLIMTPCLSRTSAVVLYCTVGAALLTPLCFLTILGCFCLLCWDMRAGLLCTKRAGVTLTLQVVQTILFSVPVVTDSYLIPGYLHSDALDIATTITYNLGVSLVPLVYGYRSRELQHRIRQAAHRNKENNQS